The following coding sequences lie in one Synechococcus sp. PCC 7336 genomic window:
- a CDS encoding WecB/TagA/CpsF family glycosyltransferase: MFASELTIRHVLGFPVHIPARNGASTCAPFDSYLNWIQQRIEQQQPTHTVTVNAEMVMLGRRDEQFARILQTADLLAPDGAGIVLALRLQGVKILRCPGIELSERLVSLAARQRWSVAVVGGQPQVCERVLQQWRARYPDLDVEGHHGYFDAEGEREIVAQMRVQQPQLIFIGLGSPRQEYWIRSHRNAVPQATWIGIGGSLDIWAGTKQRAPQWLRDRHMEWLYRLYKEPWRWQRMLVLPQFAWHVVVNGVLAK; encoded by the coding sequence GTGTTTGCGTCAGAACTAACGATCCGCCACGTCTTGGGGTTTCCAGTCCACATTCCCGCTCGGAATGGGGCAAGCACCTGCGCTCCCTTTGACAGCTACTTAAATTGGATTCAGCAGCGGATCGAACAGCAGCAGCCCACCCACACCGTTACGGTGAATGCCGAGATGGTGATGTTGGGACGCAGAGACGAGCAATTTGCTCGGATCTTGCAGACCGCCGATCTGCTCGCACCCGATGGCGCGGGGATTGTATTGGCTCTGCGGCTGCAGGGGGTGAAGATTTTGCGCTGCCCCGGCATCGAGCTGTCCGAGCGGCTGGTGTCGCTCGCCGCCCGTCAGAGGTGGTCTGTGGCGGTTGTCGGAGGCCAGCCGCAGGTCTGCGAGCGGGTGTTGCAGCAATGGCGCGCTCGCTATCCCGACTTAGATGTAGAAGGACATCACGGGTATTTCGATGCTGAAGGGGAGAGGGAGATTGTGGCGCAGATGCGAGTACAACAGCCGCAGTTAATTTTTATCGGTTTGGGATCTCCCCGACAGGAATATTGGATTCGATCGCATAGAAATGCTGTCCCCCAGGCTACTTGGATTGGCATTGGCGGCAGTTTGGACATTTGGGCGGGCACCAAACAACGGGCTCCTCAATGGCTGCGCGATCGCCATATGGAGTGGTTGTACCGGCTCTACAAAGAGCCCTGGCGCTGGCAGCGCATGTTGGTGCTGCCTCAATTTGCTTGGCACGTAGTGGTGAATGGAGTATTGGCAAAATGA
- the ftsE gene encoding cell division ATP-binding protein FtsE, with amino-acid sequence MTQSLPRAQSLPQAQSLPQAQSLPRMPATPKARGRAAAARHPLQAATSPQRQPVPRTSGQEMVRLQQVSKGYGQQMPVLQDVNLQVVPREFVFITGASGAGKSTLLRLLYGAERVTQGEVMVAGMDLSHIRSRSLAMLRRRVGVVFQDYKLLPNRTVGENVAFVLRAQGLSRAEVKRRLPPALKMVGLMDKRDRFPHQLSGGEQQRASLARAIVNTPPLLLADEPTGNLDPENSYLVLQILERLNSFGVTIIMTTHDRVLIDRTSHRRIHIEGGQLMEGGGLAPF; translated from the coding sequence ATGACTCAAAGCTTACCTCGGGCGCAAAGCCTACCTCAAGCTCAAAGCCTACCTCAAGCCCAAAGCTTACCGCGAATGCCTGCCACACCGAAGGCTCGCGGTCGTGCGGCTGCAGCTCGACATCCCCTGCAGGCTGCGACTTCGCCTCAACGCCAGCCGGTCCCCCGGACTAGCGGTCAGGAAATGGTGCGATTGCAGCAGGTGAGTAAGGGCTACGGCCAACAGATGCCTGTATTGCAGGATGTGAACCTGCAGGTTGTCCCCCGCGAGTTTGTCTTTATCACCGGAGCCTCTGGAGCCGGGAAGTCCACTCTCTTGCGGCTGCTCTACGGAGCCGAACGGGTGACGCAGGGGGAGGTGATGGTGGCCGGTATGGATCTCAGCCACATTCGATCGCGATCGCTGGCGATGTTGCGCCGTCGCGTTGGTGTGGTCTTTCAGGATTACAAGCTCTTGCCCAACCGCACTGTGGGGGAAAATGTTGCTTTTGTGTTGCGGGCACAGGGGCTATCGCGGGCAGAGGTGAAGCGTCGCTTGCCTCCAGCCCTCAAAATGGTGGGATTGATGGATAAACGCGATCGCTTCCCCCATCAACTATCGGGAGGCGAACAGCAGCGGGCCAGCTTGGCGAGGGCGATCGTCAACACCCCGCCCCTACTCTTGGCTGACGAGCCCACCGGCAACCTCGATCCCGAAAACTCCTATTTAGTACTGCAAATTTTGGAGCGCCTCAACTCCTTTGGCGTCACCATCATCATGACCACCCACGATCGCGTCTTGATCGATCGCACCTCCCACCGCCGCATTCACATCGAAGGGGGGCAGCTTATGGAAGGAGGGGGACTAGCACCGTTCTAA
- a CDS encoding DUF262 domain-containing protein, which produces MARVNLLDTRTTSFGDLISNGKIYRVPPFQRDYSWQEENWEDLWQDILSLHRDPSISHYMGAIVLQSSGTSDKEFTVIDGQQRLATLSIIAIAVIEKIRLLVQQGIEEDANRDRQEILKRTYLGDKDPRSLRYSSKLLLNENNNDFYQSNLINLREPLNIRSLSKSNQLLWKTFQYSTRQLDELTEILKEGVLLAEFLTDTIAQRLLFIQINVEDELNAYTVFETLNARGIELSSTDLLKNYLFSLFRGPDDLHEAQRQWRRIANTVQMEKFPEFLRYYLSLKHTRVRRGRLFKMVRRSVTDARSAFELLDQLENYSSLFIALGNPNDEFWIDRPESRQYVRELALFRVKQAYPALFAAYQKFSAEDYIRLLKLTSIISFRYSVVSGLNPNELESLYNSVAIKIASEEITRPRQVFEILRPAYVADEKFQQDFSFLAISTKGKKKKLVRYILTKLEADRSSRVDNEDSFSIEHILPESPSNEWRLNFTDDEIEDMVYRLGNLTPLEPNFNRRVGNDAYQAKQDVYAKSAYNLTQEIAAEEWTPDSILNRQQDMAKRAIEIWRSDFL; this is translated from the coding sequence ATGGCTCGCGTAAACCTCTTAGACACTCGAACGACCAGCTTTGGCGATCTCATTAGCAATGGGAAAATTTATCGAGTGCCGCCTTTTCAAAGAGATTATTCCTGGCAAGAGGAAAACTGGGAAGATCTTTGGCAAGACATTCTCTCATTGCATCGCGATCCTAGTATTAGCCACTACATGGGAGCCATCGTTTTACAGAGCTCGGGCACATCTGACAAAGAATTTACCGTCATCGACGGCCAACAGCGATTGGCCACCCTCAGCATCATTGCTATTGCTGTCATCGAAAAAATTCGGCTTCTCGTACAACAGGGTATTGAGGAAGATGCCAATCGAGATCGCCAAGAAATTCTCAAACGAACTTACTTAGGAGATAAAGACCCTCGCTCTTTACGTTACTCTAGCAAACTACTCTTGAATGAAAACAACAATGATTTTTATCAAAGCAACTTAATCAACCTTAGAGAACCATTGAATATTCGCTCTCTTTCAAAATCCAATCAACTACTTTGGAAGACATTTCAATATTCCACTCGTCAACTAGATGAGCTTACTGAGATCTTAAAAGAAGGAGTTCTATTGGCTGAATTTCTGACAGATACTATCGCACAAAGACTCTTATTTATACAAATCAATGTTGAGGATGAACTCAATGCATACACTGTATTTGAGACCTTGAATGCTCGCGGAATCGAGCTCAGTTCTACAGATCTATTAAAAAACTATCTCTTTTCTCTTTTTCGCGGGCCAGACGATCTACACGAAGCCCAAAGGCAATGGAGACGAATTGCCAATACGGTTCAGATGGAGAAGTTTCCAGAGTTTTTGAGATATTATCTCAGCCTCAAACATACCAGGGTAAGGCGAGGGCGTTTGTTTAAGATGGTTCGGCGATCGGTGACAGATGCACGTTCGGCATTTGAATTGCTCGACCAGCTTGAGAACTACAGCAGTCTCTTCATCGCTCTGGGGAACCCTAATGATGAATTCTGGATCGATAGGCCAGAAAGCAGGCAATATGTGCGCGAGCTGGCTCTTTTTCGCGTCAAGCAAGCATATCCAGCTCTATTCGCGGCATATCAAAAATTTTCCGCCGAAGATTACATCCGCCTTCTAAAACTTACTTCTATAATTTCGTTTCGATATAGTGTTGTCAGTGGATTAAATCCCAACGAATTAGAGTCTTTATATAATAGCGTCGCCATTAAGATCGCGTCTGAAGAAATTACTCGTCCCAGACAGGTTTTTGAGATTTTACGCCCAGCTTATGTAGCCGACGAGAAGTTCCAGCAAGACTTCAGCTTTCTTGCCATCTCTACAAAAGGCAAAAAGAAAAAACTGGTTAGATATATTCTCACCAAGCTGGAGGCAGATCGATCGAGCAGAGTTGATAATGAAGACAGCTTTTCAATTGAGCATATTCTACCCGAATCTCCTTCCAACGAATGGAGACTCAATTTTACCGATGATGAAATCGAGGATATGGTATATCGACTTGGCAATCTCACCCCCTTAGAGCCAAACTTTAATCGTAGAGTCGGGAATGACGCATATCAAGCCAAACAGGATGTATACGCCAAAAGTGCATATAACTTGACTCAAGAGATTGCGGCTGAAGAGTGGACGCCAGACAGTATTCTCAATCGTCAGCAAGATATGGCCAAAAGAGCGATCGAGATCTGGAGATCTGATTTTTTGTAG
- a CDS encoding phycobilisome linker polypeptide: MGILLAYEGREFGVERLDDTLPSSSETKVMAATGEGRVIPVGARVELKGDGSIEGQYEVVRALSPAAPRGWRFYLNGVASDSAPSGVAASPTAADDGNNSAKRFAIRVSGAQGAVVRQSVQTIEVPFSRLSTEMKRLNRMGGKIESITAL, from the coding sequence ATGGGTATTTTGCTTGCCTACGAAGGTCGAGAATTTGGCGTGGAGCGGCTTGACGACACTCTCCCCAGTAGCTCCGAGACAAAGGTGATGGCAGCCACTGGAGAGGGTCGGGTCATCCCGGTGGGGGCGCGGGTGGAATTAAAAGGAGACGGTTCCATCGAGGGGCAATACGAGGTTGTGCGGGCTTTATCCCCTGCCGCTCCCCGGGGCTGGCGGTTTTACCTCAATGGCGTGGCATCGGACAGCGCGCCGTCCGGCGTTGCTGCCAGTCCAACGGCTGCCGATGACGGTAACAACTCAGCCAAGAGATTTGCCATTCGGGTGTCTGGGGCCCAAGGTGCTGTCGTACGGCAAAGCGTGCAGACGATCGAGGTGCCCTTCTCCCGCCTCTCTACTGAAATGAAACGGCTGAACCGCATGGGCGGCAAAATCGAGAGCATCACCGCTCTTTAA
- a CDS encoding 3-deoxy-7-phosphoheptulonate synthase → MHRTYNLHVVDTRPLLSPAMMHEELPLSEAAADLVQTSRSQIRNILTGDDRRLLAIVGPCSIHDVNAAADYAQKLLPLRQELSDRLEIQMRVYFEKPRTTVGWKGLINDPHLDGTFDINQGLRLARKLLIDLAEMEVPAATELLDPITPQYLADIIAWTAIGARTTESQIHRQMASGLSMPVGYKNSTDSSITSAVNAITSAKSPHHFLGVNHQGMASIVATTGNPDGHLILRGGRKGTNFDPDSVAKAAADLQTHNLPSRMMIDCSHGNSNKDHRNQPRVLEAIAAQVANGSEFIMGCMIESHLVEGKQPIPHDLSELTYGQSITDACVDFETTEVMLRSLADAVAEGRPTLHVAAV, encoded by the coding sequence ATGCACCGAACTTACAATTTGCACGTTGTCGACACTCGTCCTCTCTTGAGTCCCGCGATGATGCACGAAGAACTGCCTTTATCCGAGGCGGCTGCAGATTTAGTGCAGACGTCGCGATCGCAAATTCGCAATATTCTGACCGGTGACGACCGCCGCCTGCTCGCGATCGTCGGTCCCTGCTCCATCCACGATGTCAATGCGGCTGCAGACTACGCCCAGAAGCTGCTTCCCCTGCGGCAGGAGTTGAGCGATCGGCTCGAAATTCAGATGCGGGTTTACTTCGAGAAGCCGCGCACGACGGTGGGTTGGAAGGGGTTGATTAACGATCCCCATTTAGATGGCACGTTTGATATCAACCAGGGGTTGCGGCTAGCTCGCAAGCTGCTGATCGACCTCGCTGAAATGGAAGTTCCGGCAGCAACGGAGCTGTTAGATCCGATCACGCCGCAGTATTTGGCAGACATTATTGCTTGGACGGCGATCGGGGCGCGCACCACCGAGAGTCAGATTCACCGCCAGATGGCCTCGGGTCTGTCGATGCCCGTGGGATATAAGAACAGCACGGACAGCAGCATTACCTCGGCGGTCAATGCCATCACTTCAGCAAAATCTCCCCATCATTTTTTAGGGGTAAACCACCAGGGGATGGCCAGTATTGTGGCAACGACCGGCAATCCAGACGGACACTTGATCCTGCGGGGCGGTCGCAAGGGGACAAATTTCGATCCCGATAGTGTGGCAAAGGCTGCGGCAGATTTGCAGACCCACAACTTGCCCTCTCGCATGATGATCGACTGCAGCCACGGCAACAGCAATAAAGACCACCGCAATCAGCCACGGGTGCTGGAGGCGATTGCCGCACAGGTGGCGAATGGCTCCGAGTTCATTATGGGTTGTATGATTGAGAGCCATTTGGTGGAAGGCAAGCAGCCTATCCCCCACGACCTGTCAGAGCTGACTTACGGGCAGAGTATTACAGATGCCTGCGTGGATTTTGAGACCACTGAGGTGATGTTGCGATCGCTGGCCGATGCGGTTGCCGAGGGTCGTCCCACTCTACACGTTGCAGCGGTCTAG
- a CDS encoding NAD(P)/FAD-dependent oxidoreductase, which yields MTLTQAILSTLPGNTYSNLQRADARWTALRQGALTVPEVVTNSSAPLGEPDWDVVIAGGTLGISIGAALARRSWKVAVIERGPLKGREQEWNISRRELEVLVELELLTPAELEQAIATEFNPVRLSFLGGEDIWVRDVLNLGVDPVFLLETLKTRFLASGGTLLERTPFDRATIHPDGVCVQAGETPLKTRLLLDAMGHFSPIARQARCGQTPDAVCVVVGTCARGYAANESGDLLVSFTPLQRQCQYFWEAFPARDGRTTYLFTYLDAHPERPSLEAFFDEYLRLLPDYQAIELAQLTWKRALFGFFPCYRQSPLSAPSDRVLPIGDSSGSQSPLSFGGFGAMLRHLARLDKGIDEALSSDSLSQSDLALLQPYQPNLSVTWLFQRSMSARVNQKLPPDRINTLLIAVFQAMQQAGDDVLKPFLQDVVQFPALAQALLRTSAIDPAIALKILPQVGLPAFLDWTRHYAALGTYSLLNPLGQALLPQIDSLPPKSRYRWHQRLQAWKYGSGGDFHS from the coding sequence ATGACCCTCACCCAAGCAATTCTCTCAACCTTACCGGGAAACACTTATAGCAACTTGCAGCGAGCAGATGCCCGCTGGACAGCTCTGCGGCAAGGGGCACTGACCGTGCCCGAGGTTGTGACCAACAGTTCCGCACCACTCGGCGAACCGGATTGGGATGTTGTCATTGCTGGCGGTACGCTGGGCATTTCGATCGGGGCTGCCTTGGCTCGGCGGAGCTGGAAGGTTGCGGTTATCGAGCGCGGTCCATTAAAAGGGCGGGAGCAGGAGTGGAATATCTCGCGGCGCGAGCTGGAGGTATTGGTCGAGCTGGAGCTGTTGACGCCAGCGGAATTGGAACAGGCGATCGCCACCGAATTTAATCCCGTGCGCCTCAGCTTTCTAGGGGGAGAAGATATCTGGGTGCGCGACGTGCTCAATCTTGGCGTCGATCCCGTCTTTCTGTTAGAAACCCTCAAAACTCGCTTCCTGGCCAGTGGCGGGACGCTCTTGGAACGGACTCCCTTCGACCGTGCCACCATTCACCCCGATGGCGTCTGCGTGCAAGCGGGCGAAACCCCTCTCAAAACCCGACTCCTGCTCGATGCGATGGGCCACTTTTCCCCGATCGCCCGCCAGGCCCGTTGCGGCCAGACACCAGACGCTGTGTGTGTTGTTGTCGGCACCTGCGCGCGAGGTTACGCCGCCAACGAAAGCGGCGATCTGCTAGTCTCCTTCACCCCCCTGCAGCGCCAATGTCAGTACTTTTGGGAAGCATTTCCCGCCCGCGATGGCCGCACGACCTACCTGTTCACCTACCTGGACGCCCACCCAGAGCGCCCCAGTTTGGAAGCATTTTTCGACGAGTATTTGCGCTTGCTGCCAGACTATCAGGCGATCGAGCTGGCCCAACTCACTTGGAAGCGCGCTCTGTTCGGTTTTTTCCCTTGCTACCGCCAGAGTCCTCTCTCAGCCCCCAGCGATCGCGTTTTGCCCATCGGCGATAGCAGCGGCAGCCAGTCTCCCCTCAGTTTCGGCGGTTTTGGAGCCATGCTGCGCCACCTCGCGAGGTTAGATAAGGGGATTGACGAAGCCCTGTCTAGCGACAGCCTCAGTCAGAGCGATCTGGCGCTGCTGCAACCGTATCAGCCCAACTTGTCCGTCACCTGGTTGTTTCAGCGATCGATGAGCGCCAGAGTGAACCAAAAGCTCCCCCCCGATCGCATCAACACCCTTCTCATCGCTGTCTTCCAAGCCATGCAACAAGCTGGTGACGATGTTCTCAAGCCATTCTTACAAGATGTCGTTCAATTCCCCGCCCTCGCCCAAGCCCTGCTGCGCACTTCGGCCATCGACCCGGCGATCGCCCTCAAAATCCTTCCCCAAGTGGGCCTGCCCGCTTTTCTGGATTGGACCCGCCACTACGCGGCTCTGGGCACCTACAGCCTCCTCAATCCGCTGGGCCAAGCCCTACTCCCCCAGATCGACTCGCTCCCGCCTAAATCCCGATATCGCTGGCACCAGCGCCTACAAGCCTGGAAATACGGCTCTGGCGGAGACTTTCATAGTTGA
- the guaA gene encoding glutamine-hydrolyzing GMP synthase encodes MIAILDFGSQYSELIARRIRETKVYSEVLSYRTTAEQLAKLKPRGIILSGGPNSVYDDYAPVCDPEIWNLGIPILGVCYGMQLMVQALGGRVEPAEKPEYGRAELSIVDPTDLLTNVEDGGIMWMSHGDSVTRLPEGFDILAETQNTPHAAIADCDRKFYGVQFHPEVVHSVDGQATLCNFVYHICKCDPTWTVEAFVDEAIREVRAKVGDKRVLLALSGGVDSSTLAFLLHQAIGDNLTCMFIDQGFMRKGEPERLVELFEDKFHIPVEFVKARKQFLAKLEGVTDPERKRKIIGAEFIQTFEVESKRLGPFDYLAQGTLYPDVIESANTNIDPKTGERVAVKIKSHHNVGGLPEDLRFKLVEPLRKLFKDEVRQVGRALGLPEEIVMRHPFPGPGLAIRIIGEVTAERLNILRDVDFIVREEIQRADLYFEVWQAFAVLLPTVRSVGVMGDKRTYACPAVIRIVSSEDGMTADWSKLPYEVLERMSNRIVNEVEGINRVTYDITSKPPGTIEWE; translated from the coding sequence ATGATTGCCATTCTCGACTTTGGCTCGCAATACTCAGAACTGATTGCGCGACGCATCCGCGAGACCAAAGTGTATTCGGAGGTGCTGTCTTATCGCACGACGGCCGAGCAATTGGCCAAGCTGAAGCCGCGCGGCATTATCCTCTCCGGCGGACCCAACTCCGTCTACGACGACTATGCACCCGTTTGCGATCCAGAAATCTGGAATTTGGGCATTCCCATATTGGGGGTTTGCTACGGCATGCAACTGATGGTGCAAGCTCTGGGGGGCAGGGTGGAGCCTGCTGAAAAACCGGAATACGGTCGGGCCGAACTGTCGATTGTGGACCCCACCGATCTGCTCACCAATGTCGAAGATGGCGGCATTATGTGGATGAGTCACGGCGATTCGGTGACTCGGCTGCCAGAGGGGTTTGATATCCTGGCCGAAACGCAAAATACTCCCCATGCAGCGATCGCCGATTGCGATCGCAAATTCTACGGCGTCCAGTTCCATCCCGAAGTGGTTCACTCTGTAGACGGGCAAGCCACCCTCTGCAATTTTGTCTATCACATCTGCAAGTGCGACCCCACTTGGACAGTCGAAGCTTTTGTGGATGAAGCGATTCGCGAAGTACGGGCCAAAGTGGGGGACAAGCGGGTCTTGCTAGCCCTCTCTGGGGGGGTGGATAGCTCGACGCTGGCCTTTCTGTTGCACCAGGCGATCGGCGACAATCTCACCTGCATGTTTATCGACCAAGGGTTCATGCGTAAAGGGGAACCCGAGCGCCTCGTAGAACTGTTCGAAGACAAGTTCCACATTCCGGTGGAATTTGTCAAAGCCCGCAAGCAATTTCTGGCCAAACTCGAAGGGGTCACCGATCCCGAGCGCAAGCGCAAGATTATTGGGGCAGAGTTTATCCAAACTTTTGAAGTGGAGTCGAAGCGGTTGGGACCGTTTGACTATCTGGCCCAAGGCACTCTCTACCCCGACGTGATCGAATCTGCCAATACCAATATCGATCCCAAAACGGGCGAGCGGGTGGCGGTGAAGATTAAGAGCCACCACAATGTGGGCGGTTTGCCCGAAGACTTGCGGTTTAAGTTGGTGGAGCCTTTGCGCAAGCTGTTTAAGGATGAGGTGCGCCAGGTGGGTCGTGCCTTAGGGCTGCCCGAAGAAATTGTTATGCGCCACCCCTTCCCCGGCCCGGGCCTAGCCATTCGCATTATTGGCGAAGTCACTGCCGAACGTCTCAATATTCTGCGGGATGTGGACTTTATCGTGCGGGAAGAAATTCAGCGCGCCGATCTGTATTTCGAGGTTTGGCAGGCGTTTGCAGTGCTGCTGCCCACCGTTCGCTCGGTTGGGGTCATGGGAGACAAGCGCACCTATGCCTGTCCCGCCGTGATTCGCATTGTCAGTAGCGAAGATGGCATGACCGCAGACTGGTCCAAATTGCCCTACGAAGTCCTAGAGCGCATGTCGAACCGCATCGTGAATGAGGTGGAGGGCATCAATCGGGTGACCTACGATATTACCTCCAAGCCCCCCGGGACGATTGAGTGGGAATGA
- a CDS encoding TM0106 family RecB-like putative nuclease, translating to MKWIAAEDLLSFRRCRRQPYLRHFGLQEQQSSPSDFLLQLRQGRKQQRQALQTNAPGIDVGAAYTQAWPELYARVLHTLELMEAGDNRIYGGVLCHPLNLPGQPLLVSCPDVLVRSPLPDCGTVGIASTIHPRHRHWTYQPADVRTGKRVKPGYALVLALHAEVLQLLWGHTSESAIAILRDNKWRTVNLTAARQQARQLLREYVAAMSADSLPDVYVTRSRCNLCTWQEHCRDLARQQHPLTLLPGVTATAYAALQEVGLIAVDTLAEVSPEAIQHLPGIGLTAARRLVRQARATATQAALPARAFSLPRSPIELYFDIEAEPQQNVSFLLGVLAVNRQHPDSQFYPHLAETPADEAAGWAAFVQLTQRYPSAPIYHFHAFEVHACRQLAEQYGTPRATLQQILKRMVDLHEIARECVVMPVESYSLKHVAQWLGFRWRQANAGGAQAVYWYTQWLQTGDRSFLEAAAIYNEDDCRATYHLKRWLEQWQAKHYPDRPSDYMTCKISAS from the coding sequence ATGAAGTGGATTGCGGCTGAAGATTTACTCAGCTTTAGACGCTGTCGCCGACAGCCCTATCTGCGGCACTTCGGCTTGCAGGAACAGCAGAGTTCCCCCAGTGATTTTCTCTTGCAACTGCGGCAGGGGCGAAAACAGCAGCGGCAAGCCCTCCAAACCAATGCCCCCGGTATAGATGTCGGTGCTGCCTATACCCAGGCTTGGCCCGAGCTCTACGCTCGGGTTTTGCACACTTTGGAGCTGATGGAGGCGGGAGACAATCGCATTTATGGCGGCGTTCTCTGCCATCCCCTCAACCTGCCGGGGCAGCCACTCCTAGTGAGCTGCCCCGATGTCTTGGTGCGATCGCCGCTACCGGACTGCGGGACGGTGGGGATCGCCTCTACTATCCACCCCCGGCATCGCCACTGGACTTACCAACCGGCGGATGTTCGCACCGGCAAGCGGGTCAAACCTGGCTATGCGCTGGTACTGGCCCTACACGCGGAAGTCTTGCAATTGTTGTGGGGTCACACCTCTGAATCGGCGATCGCCATTTTGCGCGACAACAAATGGCGCACGGTCAACTTAACGGCTGCCCGCCAGCAGGCCCGCCAACTGCTGCGCGAGTACGTTGCTGCCATGAGCGCAGACAGCTTGCCGGACGTGTATGTCACCCGCAGTCGCTGCAATCTCTGTACCTGGCAGGAACACTGCCGCGATCTGGCCCGCCAGCAGCACCCCCTCACCCTGCTTCCCGGCGTCACCGCCACTGCCTATGCAGCCCTGCAGGAGGTGGGGCTGATTGCGGTCGATACTCTGGCGGAAGTCAGTCCAGAAGCCATCCAACATCTACCCGGCATTGGCCTGACTGCTGCCCGCCGCCTGGTTCGACAGGCTCGTGCCACTGCAACCCAAGCTGCCCTGCCCGCTCGTGCCTTCAGCTTGCCGCGATCGCCGATCGAACTGTATTTCGACATCGAGGCCGAACCCCAACAAAATGTTTCTTTTCTATTGGGGGTACTCGCGGTCAACCGCCAACATCCCGACAGTCAGTTTTATCCCCATCTGGCCGAAACCCCTGCTGACGAGGCTGCTGGCTGGGCAGCATTCGTGCAGCTGACCCAGCGCTATCCCAGCGCCCCAATTTATCACTTTCATGCCTTTGAAGTGCATGCCTGCCGCCAACTTGCCGAACAATACGGCACCCCTCGCGCCACTCTGCAACAAATCCTCAAGCGCATGGTGGACCTGCACGAAATTGCCCGCGAATGTGTGGTCATGCCCGTGGAAAGCTATTCCCTCAAACATGTGGCGCAATGGCTGGGTTTTCGCTGGCGGCAGGCCAATGCGGGCGGCGCTCAAGCGGTATATTGGTATACTCAGTGGCTACAGACCGGCGATCGCTCCTTTTTAGAGGCAGCGGCAATTTATAACGAAGACGACTGTCGCGCCACCTATCATCTCAAACGCTGGTTGGAGCAATGGCAGGCCAAACACTACCCCGATCGCCCCAGTGATTATATGACCTGTAAAATATCTGCTTCTTAA
- a CDS encoding phosphate-starvation-inducible PsiE family protein has translation MTQLSSRSSSSFSSSSNRYPTSHWYSWFNRSWIVRTLEATQDLIVVSLCIGLLGVMAMELVEMFRSMYPQVNFGQATSDILTLLIFVELFRLLVMYLQEHEISIEVAMEVSIVSVLREIIVRGILETASAQILCASVFLLVLGGLLSVRNYMKHRNEASLGIVQGPFCEL, from the coding sequence GTGACCCAACTATCCTCGCGCTCTTCCTCTAGCTTTTCGTCAAGTTCCAATCGCTATCCGACTAGCCACTGGTATTCCTGGTTTAACCGCAGTTGGATCGTGCGGACTCTGGAAGCCACTCAAGACCTAATTGTTGTATCCCTTTGCATCGGCTTGCTCGGGGTGATGGCCATGGAACTGGTGGAGATGTTCCGCTCGATGTATCCCCAAGTGAATTTCGGACAGGCTACCTCCGATATTTTAACCCTGCTCATTTTTGTCGAGTTATTTCGCCTGCTGGTGATGTATCTGCAAGAGCACGAAATTTCGATTGAGGTGGCCATGGAAGTCTCGATTGTGTCCGTGCTGCGGGAGATCATCGTACGAGGGATTTTGGAAACAGCCTCGGCTCAGATTTTATGTGCGAGTGTTTTTCTCTTGGTCTTGGGCGGACTGCTGTCGGTACGCAATTATATGAAACACCGGAACGAGGCCAGTTTGGGAATTGTCCAAGGGCCATTTTGCGAGCTTTAA